A region from the Bradyrhizobium erythrophlei genome encodes:
- a CDS encoding enoyl-CoA hydratase/isomerase family protein → MTQSLLIEHDDGVDRVTLNRPESLNALDPSLIDALNGYFESLQRNRSTRVVVLKGAGASFCAGLDLKQAMARRAGQQEPPGVTESLDSQRRIADIVMLMRRCPQPIIALVQGAAAGGGFALALAADIRIATRSARMNCAFIKLGLGGCDIGTSYFLPRLVGVSVASELILTGRFIHAERALTVGLVSEVVEEGQLEAAAAPYVDAMMTASPVGLRLSKECLNMSVDAGSIEAVIAMEDRNQVLCSRSEDFNEGIRAFLEKRKPVYIKR, encoded by the coding sequence GTGACACAATCGCTCCTGATCGAACATGACGACGGGGTCGACCGGGTGACGCTCAATCGCCCGGAAAGCCTCAACGCGCTCGATCCCTCGCTGATCGACGCTCTGAATGGTTATTTCGAAAGCCTGCAGCGCAATCGTTCGACCCGCGTGGTGGTGCTGAAGGGCGCGGGCGCCTCGTTCTGCGCCGGCCTCGACCTCAAGCAGGCGATGGCACGCCGCGCCGGGCAGCAGGAACCGCCCGGCGTCACCGAGTCGCTCGATTCGCAGCGCCGGATCGCCGACATCGTGATGCTGATGCGGCGCTGTCCGCAGCCGATCATCGCGCTGGTGCAGGGCGCCGCGGCCGGCGGCGGTTTTGCGCTGGCGCTCGCGGCCGACATCCGCATCGCCACCAGATCGGCCCGCATGAATTGCGCCTTCATCAAACTCGGGCTCGGCGGCTGCGACATCGGCACCAGCTATTTCCTGCCGCGGCTGGTCGGGGTGTCGGTGGCATCCGAGCTGATCCTGACCGGGCGCTTTATCCATGCCGAGCGCGCATTGACGGTCGGCCTGGTATCCGAGGTGGTTGAAGAAGGCCAACTTGAAGCTGCCGCTGCTCCCTATGTCGACGCGATGATGACGGCCTCGCCGGTGGGCCTGCGGCTGTCGAAGGAATGCCTCAACATGAGTGTCGACGCCGGCTCGATTGAAGCCGTGATCGCAATGGAAGACCGCAACCAGGTCTTGTGCAGCCGCTCGGAAGATTTCAACGAAGGCATCAGGGCCTTCCTTGAGAAGCGAAAGCCTGTCTATATCAAGCGCTAG
- a CDS encoding acetyl-CoA C-acetyltransferase has product MAEAYIVAAVRTAGGRKGGRLAGWHPADLAASVLDALVERSGAAPDQIEDVIMGCVMQAGEQSNNVARNAIMASKLPESVPGTSIDRQCGSSQQALHFAAQAVMSGTMDCVIAAGVESMTRVPMGTPSVLAAKAGLGTYKSPGIEKRYPNIVFSQFTGAEMMAEKYGLSKDELDEYSYNSHQRAIAATQAGKFKDEIIPLQITRADGSTDTHTIDEGIRFDASLAGIKGVKLIAENGKLTAASSSQICDGASGVMVVNERGLKALGVKPMARIHHMTMMGGDPVIMLDAPLHATERALKKAGMGIDDIDLFEVNEAFASVPTAWLKTTRADPAKLNVNGGAIALGHPLGGSGTKLMTTLINALKQRNKRYGLQTMCEGGGMANVTIVERL; this is encoded by the coding sequence ATGGCCGAGGCCTATATCGTCGCCGCAGTCCGTACCGCGGGCGGCCGCAAGGGAGGCCGGCTCGCCGGCTGGCATCCGGCCGATCTCGCCGCTTCCGTGCTCGATGCGCTGGTCGAGCGCTCCGGCGCCGCCCCCGACCAGATCGAGGACGTGATCATGGGCTGCGTGATGCAGGCCGGCGAACAGTCCAACAACGTCGCGCGTAACGCCATCATGGCATCGAAGCTGCCGGAAAGCGTGCCCGGCACGTCGATCGACCGGCAGTGCGGTTCGTCGCAGCAGGCGTTGCATTTCGCGGCGCAGGCTGTGATGTCCGGCACCATGGACTGCGTGATCGCCGCCGGCGTCGAATCCATGACGCGGGTGCCGATGGGCACGCCGAGCGTGCTCGCCGCAAAAGCGGGACTTGGCACCTACAAGAGCCCGGGCATCGAGAAGCGCTACCCGAACATCGTGTTCTCCCAGTTCACGGGTGCGGAGATGATGGCCGAGAAATACGGCCTGTCGAAGGACGAACTCGACGAGTACTCCTATAACAGCCACCAGCGCGCCATCGCCGCGACGCAAGCCGGAAAATTCAAGGACGAGATCATCCCGCTGCAGATCACCCGCGCCGACGGTTCGACCGATACCCACACCATCGACGAGGGCATCCGCTTCGACGCCAGCCTCGCCGGCATCAAGGGCGTCAAGCTGATCGCGGAAAACGGCAAGCTCACCGCCGCCAGTTCCAGCCAGATCTGCGACGGCGCCTCCGGCGTGATGGTGGTCAACGAGCGGGGCCTGAAGGCGCTCGGCGTCAAGCCGATGGCGCGGATCCATCACATGACCATGATGGGCGGCGATCCTGTGATCATGCTGGACGCCCCGCTGCACGCCACCGAGCGCGCGCTGAAGAAGGCCGGCATGGGCATCGACGACATCGACCTGTTCGAGGTCAACGAAGCCTTTGCTTCGGTGCCGACGGCCTGGCTGAAGACCACCCGCGCCGACCCGGCAAAGCTCAATGTCAACGGCGGCGCGATCGCGCTCGGCCACCCCCTGGGCGGCTCCGGCACCAAGCTGATGACCACGCTGATCAACGCGCTGAAGCAGCGCAACAAGCGCTACGGCCTGCAGACCATGTGCGAAGGCGGCGGCATGGCCAACGTGACCATCGTCGAGCGGCTGTAA
- a CDS encoding TetR family transcriptional regulator has product MGSQLNTSIPTRLPAAKNATADKLLVAASELMIERSSIEVSLSDIAQKSGVNAALVKYHFGNKDGLLLALLARDAATEVANLEYLLAQPIAPTAKLKLHIGGIIRAYHQFPYMNRLIHYLLHESTPEAADEVSKFFVAPLLDFHRRLLAEGTKAGEFRDIDPVLFYTSLIGACDHLFFGRHAMSRATGVGPVTDEVCRQYIRHMEALICGGMLKKSE; this is encoded by the coding sequence ATGGGATCACAGTTGAATACCAGCATACCGACCAGGCTTCCGGCAGCGAAGAACGCAACTGCCGACAAGCTCCTGGTCGCGGCGAGCGAGCTGATGATCGAGCGCTCGTCGATCGAAGTATCCCTGAGCGACATTGCCCAAAAGTCCGGTGTCAACGCCGCACTGGTGAAATATCATTTCGGCAACAAGGACGGCCTGCTGCTGGCGCTGTTGGCACGCGACGCCGCAACCGAGGTGGCGAATCTCGAATATCTGCTGGCGCAGCCGATCGCGCCGACCGCGAAATTGAAGCTGCATATCGGCGGCATCATCCGCGCCTATCACCAGTTTCCCTATATGAACCGGCTGATCCATTATCTCCTGCATGAAAGCACCCCGGAGGCCGCCGACGAAGTGTCGAAGTTTTTCGTCGCGCCGCTGTTGGACTTTCATCGCCGTCTGCTTGCCGAAGGCACCAAGGCCGGTGAATTCCGCGACATCGATCCGGTGCTGTTCTACACCAGCCTGATCGGCGCCTGCGATCACCTGTTCTTCGGACGGCACGCGATGTCGCGCGCGACCGGCGTCGGTCCGGTCACCGACGAGGTCTGCCGCCAGTACATAAGACACATGGAAGCGCTGATTTGCGGAGGCATGCTGAAAAAAAGCGAATAG
- a CDS encoding SDR family NAD(P)-dependent oxidoreductase, with protein MQLKDVAVLITGGGSGLGAATARAMAAKGAKIGIIDQSKENAEKVAAEVKGVALHADVTDEDAIKAAIAKAEAAHGVARVLMNCAGIGGSQRIVGKDGVYPLAKFVRIINVNLIGTFNCLRLFAERLITAEPIGEERGVIINTASVAAYEGQIGQIAYSASKGGVVGLTLPAARDLASQKIRVNTIAPGLFLTPLLMGLNEEARKSLGAQVPHPARLGDASEYGNLAVHIVENPMLNGETIRLDGAIRMAPR; from the coding sequence ATGCAGTTGAAAGACGTTGCCGTTCTCATCACCGGTGGTGGCTCGGGCCTGGGTGCGGCCACCGCCCGCGCCATGGCCGCCAAGGGCGCCAAAATCGGCATCATCGACCAGAGCAAGGAAAACGCCGAGAAGGTCGCGGCCGAAGTGAAGGGCGTTGCGCTCCATGCCGACGTCACCGACGAGGACGCGATCAAGGCGGCGATCGCCAAAGCCGAGGCCGCCCATGGTGTCGCGCGCGTGCTGATGAACTGCGCCGGCATCGGCGGCTCGCAGCGCATCGTCGGCAAGGACGGCGTCTATCCGCTGGCGAAATTCGTCCGCATCATCAACGTCAACCTGATCGGCACCTTCAACTGCTTGCGGCTGTTCGCCGAACGCCTGATCACCGCGGAGCCGATCGGCGAAGAACGCGGTGTCATCATCAACACCGCCAGCGTCGCGGCCTATGAAGGCCAGATCGGGCAGATCGCCTACTCCGCCTCGAAGGGCGGCGTGGTCGGCCTGACCTTGCCGGCGGCGCGCGATCTCGCCAGCCAGAAGATCCGCGTCAACACCATCGCGCCCGGCCTGTTCCTGACGCCGCTGCTGATGGGCCTGAACGAGGAAGCCCGCAAGAGCCTGGGCGCCCAGGTGCCGCACCCGGCGCGGCTCGGCGACGCTAGCGAGTACGGCAACCTCGCGGTCCACATCGTCGAAAATCCGATGCTGAACGGCGAGACCATCCGTCTCGACGGCGCCATCCGCATGGCGCCGCGGTAA
- a CDS encoding AMP-binding protein: MSGNAAAVLTKPAFRKIEWLKRDIAVERRPDGVIVLKSRIPLKSYEKHIPASLTKWAKEAPSRIWLAQRTGAERQWRKVSYGEAKRIVDALTQALLNLGLEPGSPVAILSGNSIEHALMTQAAMQARFPAAPVSPAYSLMSHDHVKLRYLFDLIKPKVVMVQDGPAFEKALKALDLNGVTVVHVARPCDGVPSVAYADLAATPVTHAVEESIARITPDTVGKLLFTSGSTGMPKAVINTQEMMCANAAMMMQVRPRDTGATLPTVLDWMPWNHTMGGNAAFHPVLVDGGTLYIDDGRPMPGLFEETIRNLREVSPTYYANVPAGYAALAAAMEKDDALCRSFFGNLQVMAYGGARLPDDLYERMQALAVRATGERIVFYTGWGSTETAPTSTGTYWDTERVGLIGLPFPGVELKMVPVGSKYELRLRGVNVTPGYFGRPDLTKAAFDEEGFYCIGDAGVFVDPADPVQGIIFAGRVVEDFKLTTGTFVHVGSLRTDAIAAATPVVQDALVAGQDRPFVGLLAWPNLHACRQIVGNTEASYEDVVRHPQVLACLKQGLQAHNNSAEGASSMRVARAMLMVEPASIDGNELTDKGYINQRAGLERRAALVDRLYADPPGEDVIILN; this comes from the coding sequence ATGAGTGGGAATGCGGCCGCGGTCCTGACCAAGCCGGCCTTTCGCAAGATCGAATGGCTGAAGCGCGATATCGCGGTCGAGCGGCGGCCCGACGGCGTCATCGTGCTCAAATCGCGGATTCCCTTGAAATCCTATGAGAAGCATATCCCGGCCTCATTGACAAAATGGGCAAAGGAAGCGCCCAGCCGCATCTGGCTGGCGCAGCGCACCGGCGCCGAGCGGCAATGGCGCAAAGTCTCCTACGGCGAGGCCAAGCGCATCGTAGATGCGCTGACGCAAGCGCTTCTCAATCTCGGACTCGAGCCGGGCAGCCCGGTCGCGATCCTTTCGGGCAATTCGATCGAGCATGCGCTGATGACGCAGGCCGCGATGCAGGCACGGTTTCCGGCAGCACCGGTGTCGCCGGCGTACTCGCTGATGAGTCACGATCACGTCAAGCTGAGATATCTGTTCGACCTGATCAAGCCGAAGGTCGTGATGGTGCAGGATGGCCCAGCCTTCGAGAAAGCGCTGAAGGCGCTCGATCTCAACGGTGTCACGGTCGTTCACGTCGCGCGCCCCTGCGACGGCGTCCCGAGCGTCGCCTATGCCGATCTCGCGGCAACGCCGGTGACGCACGCCGTCGAGGAATCGATCGCAAGGATCACGCCGGATACGGTGGGAAAACTGTTGTTCACCTCGGGTTCGACCGGGATGCCCAAGGCCGTCATCAACACCCAGGAGATGATGTGCGCCAATGCGGCGATGATGATGCAGGTGCGGCCGCGCGACACCGGCGCGACGCTGCCGACCGTCCTCGACTGGATGCCCTGGAATCACACCATGGGCGGCAACGCCGCGTTCCATCCGGTGCTGGTCGACGGCGGTACGCTCTATATCGACGACGGCCGGCCGATGCCGGGCCTGTTCGAGGAGACCATCCGCAATCTGCGTGAGGTCTCCCCGACCTATTACGCCAACGTGCCGGCCGGTTACGCCGCGCTCGCAGCGGCGATGGAAAAGGATGATGCGCTATGCCGCAGCTTCTTTGGGAATCTGCAGGTCATGGCCTATGGCGGCGCGCGGCTGCCCGACGATCTCTATGAGCGGATGCAGGCGCTCGCGGTGCGCGCCACCGGCGAACGCATCGTGTTCTACACCGGTTGGGGCTCGACCGAGACCGCACCGACCTCGACGGGGACCTATTGGGACACCGAGCGCGTCGGCCTGATCGGGCTGCCGTTTCCCGGCGTCGAACTGAAAATGGTGCCGGTCGGCTCGAAATATGAATTGCGCCTGCGCGGCGTCAACGTCACGCCCGGCTACTTTGGGCGCCCCGATCTGACCAAGGCCGCGTTCGACGAAGAGGGCTTTTACTGCATCGGCGACGCCGGTGTATTTGTCGACCCCGCCGATCCCGTGCAGGGCATCATCTTCGCCGGCCGTGTCGTGGAGGATTTCAAGCTCACCACCGGCACCTTCGTTCACGTCGGCTCGCTGCGCACCGACGCCATCGCGGCGGCCACGCCGGTGGTGCAGGACGCGCTGGTCGCCGGGCAGGACCGCCCTTTTGTCGGCCTGCTGGCCTGGCCCAATCTGCACGCCTGCCGCCAGATCGTCGGCAATACGGAGGCGAGTTACGAGGACGTCGTAAGACATCCGCAAGTGCTGGCGTGCCTGAAGCAGGGCTTGCAGGCGCATAACAACTCGGCCGAAGGCGCCAGCAGCATGCGGGTCGCGCGCGCCATGCTGATGGTCGAGCCGGCCTCGATCGACGGCAACGAACTGACCGACAAGGGCTACATCAACCAGCGCGCCGGCCTCGAACGCCGCGCGGCGCTGGTGGATCGGCTCTATGCCGATCCGCCGGGAGAGGACGTGATTATCTTGAACTGA
- a CDS encoding alpha/beta hydrolase, whose protein sequence is MNTTTTLPAIPLPPGIRSRFVGDINGLRMHVLEAGFETHGRPGVLLLHGFPELAFSWRKVMPALAEAGYHVIAPDQRGYGRTTGWDGDYDGDLASFRLTNLVRDALGLVSAFGYASVDAVVGHDFGSSVAAWCALLRPDVFRSVALMSAPFAGPPQLPFDTADQPPQPKREDPVHRELAALPRPRKHYQWYYSTREANADMQRAPHGVHDFLRAYYHHKSADWKDNKPYPLKSWSAGELAKLPTYYVMDLAKNMAETVAKAMPGAAVIAANQWLSDRELSFYSAEYQRIGFQGGLQWYRCGTSGEFTAELQIWSGRTIDVPSCFIAGKQDWGIYQRPGVYEAMQQSACTRMLGAHLIEGAGHWVQQEQPAEVSRLLLQFLKQATVQAQ, encoded by the coding sequence ATGAACACAACCACCACCCTCCCCGCCATCCCCCTTCCACCCGGCATTCGCTCGCGCTTCGTCGGTGACATCAACGGCTTGCGCATGCACGTGCTCGAAGCCGGCTTCGAGACGCACGGCCGGCCCGGCGTGCTCTTGCTGCACGGCTTTCCCGAGCTTGCCTTCAGCTGGCGCAAGGTGATGCCGGCATTGGCAGAGGCCGGCTATCACGTGATCGCGCCGGACCAGCGCGGTTATGGTCGCACCACCGGATGGGACGGCGACTACGATGGCGACCTTGCCTCGTTCCGGCTCACCAATCTGGTGCGCGACGCGCTCGGCCTGGTGTCGGCATTCGGCTACGCCAGCGTCGATGCCGTGGTCGGACATGATTTCGGCTCTTCCGTCGCCGCCTGGTGCGCGCTGCTGCGGCCTGACGTGTTCCGATCGGTGGCGCTGATGAGCGCGCCGTTCGCGGGGCCACCGCAACTGCCGTTCGATACGGCCGATCAACCGCCGCAGCCGAAACGCGAGGATCCCGTGCATCGCGAGCTCGCCGCGCTGCCGCGTCCGCGCAAGCATTATCAATGGTACTATTCGACACGCGAGGCCAACGCCGACATGCAGCGCGCGCCGCACGGCGTGCATGATTTCCTGCGCGCCTATTACCATCACAAGAGCGCGGACTGGAAAGACAACAAGCCGTATCCGCTCAAATCCTGGTCCGCGGGCGAACTGGCAAAGCTGCCGACCTATTACGTGATGGATCTCGCCAAAAACATGGCCGAGACGGTGGCGAAGGCAATGCCCGGTGCGGCTGTCATTGCCGCCAACCAATGGCTGTCCGACCGCGAGCTTTCGTTCTACAGCGCCGAATATCAGCGCATCGGATTCCAGGGCGGCCTGCAATGGTATCGCTGCGGCACGTCAGGCGAATTCACAGCCGAATTGCAGATATGGTCGGGCCGCACCATCGATGTGCCCTCCTGTTTCATCGCGGGAAAACAGGATTGGGGCATCTATCAGCGCCCCGGTGTCTACGAGGCGATGCAGCAAAGCGCCTGCACCCGCATGCTCGGCGCTCACCTGATCGAGGGTGCCGGCCACTGGGTGCAGCAGGAGCAACCGGCCGAGGTCAGCCGCCTGCTGCTGCAATTCCTGAAGCAGGCCACAGTGCAAGCGCAATAA
- a CDS encoding acyl-CoA synthetase yields MTHPSVHARTQPNKIAYRMAGTGKAITYRELDELSNQGAHLFRSLGLKAGDHIAFLIENRLAFMEICWAAQRSGLYYTAISRYLTKDEIAYIVKDCGAKVFITSPKCAEQVRELVTGAPGDPIFYMLDEPLPGFRSWDKEALAQPTTPIADQEAGYDMLYSSGTTGRPKGIKRQSEHNPIERPNPFLKILCADMCGMNSDSVYLSPAPLYHAAPLRFNMMAITLGGTSIITESFDAEEFLKLVEKHKVTQSQLVPTMFVRMLKLPEEVRRRYDVSSLKGAIHAAAPCPIDVKAKMIEWWGPILIEYYAGSEGNGVTVSTSQQWLDHRGTVGRAVVGKVKILNENDHEAPTGQIGTVYFADAPVFAYHNDPEKTKRAYNVRGWSTLGDVGYLDDEGFLYLTDRKSYMIISGGVNIYPQETEDVLITHTDVADVAVFGVPNEEMGEEVKAVVQPHDMAKAGKEFEAELILFCRKHLSPIKCPKSIDFAAELPRTPTGKLVKRHLRDKYWPKAAARV; encoded by the coding sequence ATGACCCATCCGTCGGTGCACGCCCGCACCCAGCCGAACAAGATCGCCTATCGGATGGCCGGCACCGGCAAGGCGATCACCTATCGCGAGCTCGACGAGCTATCGAACCAGGGCGCGCATCTCTTTCGTTCGCTCGGCCTGAAGGCTGGCGACCACATCGCTTTCCTGATCGAGAACAGGCTCGCCTTCATGGAGATCTGCTGGGCGGCGCAGCGCTCCGGTCTGTATTACACCGCGATCAGCCGCTACCTGACGAAAGATGAGATCGCCTATATCGTGAAGGATTGCGGCGCCAAGGTATTCATCACCTCGCCGAAATGCGCCGAACAGGTCAGGGAACTCGTGACCGGCGCGCCTGGCGACCCGATCTTCTACATGCTCGACGAGCCGCTGCCCGGCTTCCGCTCGTGGGACAAGGAAGCGCTGGCGCAGCCGACCACCCCGATTGCGGACCAGGAAGCCGGCTACGACATGCTCTATTCGTCGGGCACCACCGGCCGGCCCAAGGGCATCAAGCGGCAATCCGAACACAACCCGATCGAACGGCCGAATCCGTTCCTGAAAATTCTCTGCGCCGACATGTGCGGGATGAATTCCGACAGCGTCTATCTGTCGCCGGCGCCACTTTATCACGCCGCTCCCTTGCGCTTCAACATGATGGCGATCACGCTTGGCGGCACTTCGATCATCACGGAATCCTTCGACGCCGAGGAATTTCTGAAGCTGGTCGAGAAGCACAAGGTCACCCAGTCGCAACTAGTACCGACCATGTTCGTGCGCATGCTGAAACTGCCCGAGGAAGTGCGCCGGCGCTACGACGTCTCGTCGCTGAAAGGCGCGATCCATGCCGCGGCGCCCTGCCCGATCGACGTCAAGGCGAAGATGATCGAATGGTGGGGGCCGATCCTGATCGAATATTACGCCGGCTCCGAAGGCAACGGCGTCACGGTGTCGACCTCGCAGCAATGGCTTGATCATCGCGGCACCGTCGGCCGCGCCGTGGTCGGCAAGGTGAAGATCCTGAACGAGAACGATCACGAAGCGCCCACGGGACAGATCGGCACGGTGTATTTCGCCGACGCGCCGGTTTTCGCCTACCACAATGATCCCGAGAAGACGAAGCGCGCCTATAACGTCAGGGGCTGGTCGACGCTCGGCGATGTCGGCTATTTGGACGACGAAGGCTTCCTCTATCTCACCGACCGCAAGAGCTACATGATCATCTCCGGCGGCGTGAACATCTATCCGCAGGAGACCGAGGACGTGCTGATCACCCACACTGACGTCGCCGATGTCGCGGTGTTCGGCGTGCCGAACGAGGAGATGGGCGAAGAAGTCAAGGCGGTGGTGCAGCCGCATGACATGGCGAAGGCCGGCAAGGAATTCGAGGCCGAACTGATTTTATTTTGCCGCAAGCATCTGTCGCCGATCAAATGCCCGAAGAGCATCGACTTCGCGGCCGAACTGCCCCGCACGCCCACCGGCAAGCTGGTGAAGCGTCATCTGCGCGACAAATACTGGCCGAAGGCGGCGGCGCGGGTGTAA